The Blautia pseudococcoides genome segment AACGGATACACTGCTCCACGGGATAATCATGAAATAATCCATAAATAAAACCACTTAAAAATGCATCCCCGGCTCCAGTGGCATCTACAGCCTCCACATTTTTCATAGAAGGAATGACAGAAATGCCGTCTTTATTTTTCAGAAGACATCCATCCCGGTCCAGTAATGATCACATCATTGAAAAATTCTGACAGCCTTTCTGCTGCATTTTCTATTGTGATCTCACCTGTGATCTTCAATGCCTCTTTCTGATTGGGGACATAGTAATCGGCAATCTGCAAATATTCTCTGTATTTATCAATGGACAGGTCATCGCTCCACCCCGTATCGAACACCTGCAAAGTCCCTTCCCGATGTAGTTTTTGATAAACATCTAAAAAACCTTCATGCATATCCACCACTTTTGCCCCGCTTAAACTTTCATATACCTGTTCAAGAACTCCGGCAGTGATCTCTACCTCGTCCCTGTATGAAACAAAACTCCTGTCATGTTCCCAAACCATTGTGGAGGAAAGTACCACGGGCCGCAACATCTCGTATTGTTGCTGCCATCCTATCAGTCCTCTCCCATTTTTTAGTCAATATAAACTATTATTTGTTTTTATCAGCTTTTTTCTGGTCAATTTAACAATAAATCTCACATTAAAAAAAGTCAACGCAGTTTCATGTGTTTCACATTTGTTTCATTGTTTTCCTGTCTTTCTCATAATAGTATCTATAACTGCAGACAATAATACCTTTGATATTGCATCCACCCGGAATTCCACATATCACCATTTTTTCCTTACATGCAAAAAAGACAACCGAACACCTCTATATGAGGCATCCGATCATCTTTTTTATCATTCCATCTTTGCTTATAAAATAGGTGAGTAGTGCTTCTCCTTACCATACAAAGGCAGTAAAGCTGCAGTCAAGAGTTACTCATGGATCTTAATAACTGCCTTTACAATATCCGCCTTATTCTTCATAGAGAACTCCATAGCCTTATCCGCTTCAGTAAGCGGGAATTCATCTGTCACGATCCCCTTCAGATCGATCTTGCCGTCCGCAACAGCCTGGATCGCCATAGGATAAATATGACGGTAACGGAACACTGTCTTGAAGGTCAGTTCCTTATCAAGAGCGATACTCATAGGCAGGGTCACTTCCCCTGTCTTACTGTATCCCACAAATACAATAGTGGAGCCTTTTCTTGCCATGAGGATGGCCTGTCTGGAGGTCACTTCCGCACCGGCAGTCTCAATCACCAGATCCGTTCCCCTGCCGCCGGTCAGCTCTTTTACTCTCTCCACAACATCCTCTTTCATGCCGTTGATGACGCCTGTGGCGCCCAGTTCCATGGCTTTTTCCAGACGTTTGTCCATCACGTCCACCACGTAAACTTCACTGACACCTCTGGCCTTTAATGCCATCATGGAGACAAGGCCGATACAGCCTGCGCCCATAACAACAGCCTTCTGTCCCAGATGGGCATCTCCCTGGATCGCAGCGTGGAATCCGACTGCCAAAGGCTCAATGAGAGCACCCTCCAGAGTACTGACATTGTCCGGCAGCTTAAAGCAGAGATTCGCCTCATGTGCCACGTATTCCTGGAACACGCCGTCAACCGGCGGAGTTGCAAAGAATACCACATCCGGGCAGAGATTATACTTGCCCTCTTTACAGAATTCGCACTGTCCGCAGGTCTTTCCCGGCTCCAAAGCCACACGGTCACCAACCTGCAGATGCTTTACCTCTCTGCCCACTTCCACTACAACGCCGCCCGGCTCATGGCCCAGTACGAACGGTGGTTTTACCACATAATCCCCGATAGCCCCTGTCTCATAATAATGCAGGTCCGAACCGCAGATTCCCACATAATCCAGCTTTACCAAAACTTCGTCGTCCTTTGGCTGCGGGATGGGTCTTTCTTCAAAATCCATCTTCTGGATATCCGTCATTATTGCTACTTTCATCATGCCTTCCATCTCTTGTTTTCCTCCTCTTGTGATTGTGCATTATGTGACTTCATTATAAGTCAGAACCGTATAGACTACAAGTGAAATTCATGTCTTTTTCCTTCAAATTTCTTTGATTTTTCCCATATCCCAGCGCTGTCTTGAACACTTGCAT includes the following:
- a CDS encoding carbohydrate kinase family protein, with amino-acid sequence MKNVEAVDATGAGDAFLSGFIYGLFHDYPVEQCIRFGNVTGGTCVQGVGCLTKYVYEDQLLQFASQIQ
- a CDS encoding NAD(P)-dependent alcohol dehydrogenase, encoding MEGMMKVAIMTDIQKMDFEERPIPQPKDDEVLVKLDYVGICGSDLHYYETGAIGDYVVKPPFVLGHEPGGVVVEVGREVKHLQVGDRVALEPGKTCGQCEFCKEGKYNLCPDVVFFATPPVDGVFQEYVAHEANLCFKLPDNVSTLEGALIEPLAVGFHAAIQGDAHLGQKAVVMGAGCIGLVSMMALKARGVSEVYVVDVMDKRLEKAMELGATGVINGMKEDVVERVKELTGGRGTDLVIETAGAEVTSRQAILMARKGSTIVFVGYSKTGEVTLPMSIALDKELTFKTVFRYRHIYPMAIQAVADGKIDLKGIVTDEFPLTEADKAMEFSMKNKADIVKAVIKIHE